In Phreatobacter aquaticus, a single genomic region encodes these proteins:
- a CDS encoding helix-turn-helix domain-containing protein, protein MVKKVPNPIDKHVGSRVRMRRMMLGMSQEKLGERLSLTFQQVQKYEKGTNRIGASRLQQISAILSVPVSFFFEGAPSTELTPEGGFSDVGGASYVADFLSTSEGLALNRAFIRIKDAKVRRKLVELVNAVAGEDDVVL, encoded by the coding sequence ATGGTCAAAAAGGTTCCCAACCCGATCGACAAGCACGTCGGCAGCCGTGTGCGCATGCGACGCATGATGCTCGGTATGAGTCAGGAGAAGCTGGGCGAGCGCCTCAGCCTGACGTTCCAGCAGGTGCAGAAGTATGAGAAGGGCACCAATCGTATCGGTGCCAGCCGGCTCCAGCAGATCTCCGCGATCCTGTCGGTGCCCGTGTCGTTCTTCTTCGAGGGGGCTCCGTCCACCGAACTCACGCCCGAGGGCGGCTTCTCGGATGTCGGCGGTGCGTCCTATGTCGCCGATTTCCTCTCCACCAGCGAGGGACTGGCGCTGAACCGCGCCTTCATCCGCATCAAGGACGCCAAGGTCCGCCGCAAGCTGGTCGAACTGGTCAATGCCGTGGCCGGCGAGGACGACGTCGTACTCTGA
- the ybeY gene encoding rRNA maturation RNase YbeY — translation MTEETAIETHIAVLSDLWEGLPEAEHVVRRAVVAVGRTPGITLPPDAELSFALADDEQVRVLNRDYRAIDKPTNVLSFPAAHGTLLGDVIVAYETLEKEAVEEGISSADHLAHLATHGLLHLLGYDHDTEAEALAMEQLETAILAGLGIKDPHASGRMMPGESHA, via the coding sequence ATGACCGAAGAAACCGCCATTGAGACCCATATTGCCGTCCTCTCGGATCTCTGGGAGGGCTTGCCCGAGGCCGAGCATGTCGTACGCCGGGCGGTCGTGGCCGTCGGCCGGACGCCTGGAATCACATTGCCGCCGGATGCGGAACTCTCCTTCGCGCTGGCCGACGACGAGCAGGTGCGGGTGCTGAACCGCGACTACCGGGCGATCGACAAGCCGACCAATGTCCTGTCCTTTCCCGCGGCCCACGGCACGCTGCTCGGCGATGTGATCGTCGCCTATGAGACGCTGGAAAAGGAAGCGGTCGAGGAAGGCATCAGCTCTGCTGATCATCTCGCCCACCTGGCGACCCATGGCCTCTTGCATCTCTTGGGCTATGATCACGACACCGAGGCCGAGGCCCTTGCGATGGAGCAGCTGGAAACGGCCATCCTGGCGGGGCTCGGTATCAAGGATCCACACGCGTCCGGGCGCATGATGCCCGGTGAGAGCCATGCCTGA
- a CDS encoding hemolysin family protein: protein MPDPSDSRYRTAAAEAASPETPAAPPEAEKAAERHERWLDRLRARLGLKSGPSIRQNLEEVLEDNAPASAGFTPEERSMLKNILELRESRVGDLAQPRADIMAVQKDISLDALMQAFEDAGHTRLVVYDDTLDDPIGMVHIKDLVTYLFNEAKRAAKTKRQSRAKAQAKAEARGEPKAETKAEARAIPGLDLGAVDLGVALAQTKLVRPILFAPPSMPAIDLLARMQATRIQLALVVDEYGGTDGLIAMENIVEAIVGDIEDEHDTDNGRMMSQIADGAYIADARAGLDHVQDVLGPDFDPGDEVRAEVDTLGGYLTMVAGHVPIRGELVAGPGDFEFEVVDADPRRAKRVKITRGRGLIARPSRSGKRRDEELASAVAAAASQPAKLPAAIEPLPAPAVQQAKG, encoded by the coding sequence ATGCCTGACCCTAGCGACAGTCGATACCGAACCGCCGCGGCAGAGGCCGCATCCCCCGAAACGCCCGCCGCCCCGCCAGAAGCGGAGAAGGCGGCCGAACGGCACGAGCGCTGGCTTGATCGCCTGCGAGCACGCCTCGGCTTGAAGTCCGGTCCGTCGATCCGCCAGAACCTCGAGGAGGTCCTGGAGGACAATGCTCCCGCCTCTGCCGGCTTCACGCCGGAAGAGCGGTCGATGCTGAAGAACATTCTGGAGCTGAGGGAAAGCCGGGTCGGCGATCTCGCCCAGCCGCGCGCCGACATCATGGCGGTCCAGAAGGACATCTCGCTGGACGCCTTGATGCAGGCCTTCGAGGATGCCGGTCATACCCGCCTCGTCGTCTATGACGACACGCTCGATGATCCGATCGGCATGGTCCACATCAAGGACCTCGTGACCTACCTGTTCAACGAGGCGAAGCGCGCCGCCAAGACCAAGCGCCAGAGCCGCGCCAAGGCGCAGGCCAAGGCCGAGGCGAGGGGCGAACCCAAGGCGGAAACGAAGGCCGAGGCCCGTGCCATCCCTGGTCTCGATCTCGGCGCCGTCGATCTCGGCGTGGCGCTGGCTCAGACCAAGCTTGTCCGGCCGATCCTGTTCGCGCCGCCCTCCATGCCGGCGATCGACCTGCTGGCGCGGATGCAGGCGACACGCATCCAGCTGGCGCTCGTCGTGGACGAGTATGGCGGCACGGACGGCCTGATCGCGATGGAGAACATCGTCGAAGCGATCGTCGGCGACATCGAGGACGAGCACGATACCGACAACGGCCGGATGATGTCGCAGATTGCCGACGGCGCCTATATCGCCGATGCGCGCGCGGGCCTGGACCATGTCCAGGATGTGCTCGGACCGGATTTCGATCCCGGGGACGAGGTGCGCGCCGAAGTCGATACGCTCGGCGGCTATCTCACCATGGTCGCGGGCCATGTGCCGATCCGCGGCGAGCTGGTGGCGGGTCCCGGCGATTTCGAGTTCGAGGTGGTCGATGCCGATCCGCGTCGGGCCAAGCGGGTCAAGATCACCCGCGGCCGCGGCCTGATCGCCCGGCCGTCTCGTTCCGGCAAGCGCCGCGACGAGGAATTGGCGTCCGCTGTCGCTGCCGCTGCGTCGCAGCCGGCCAAACTGCCCGCGGCGATCGAGCCCTTGCCGGCTCCGGCGGTTCAGCAGGCAAAGGGCTAG
- the lnt gene encoding apolipoprotein N-acyltransferase — MTVVDLARSIILSWGWKRTGLAFGAGAIGALAMPPFGFFPALAISFPVLVWLLDGASAAGGGWRTIWAAAKTGWWFAFGYHLAGLWWIGAAFLVEADRFAWALPIAVVALPAGLALFTALGTAVARLLWRPGAGRILALALGLGLAEYGRGTVLTGFPWNLYGYALTQYLWLAQAASLVGVYGLTLVAILVFASPSVLGDDPDDAAGRAFVPAGAILVLMCLGLYGGWRVSTTPVGMVEGVRLRIVQPDIPQDARFRPEERDTILARYLELSDKASSPERMGVRDVTHLIWPESAFPFFLIRDRAALAQIANLLPPGTTLLTGAARPEAPAPGRSDIRVYNSVYMIDDAGQITETYDKVHLVPFGEYLPFQDRLESMGLEAVTRVRGGFSAGDRRRTLTVPGAPPVGILICYEIIFPGEATSGDRRPGWLLNVTNDAWFGFTPGPYQHMHQAQVRAVEEGLPIVRAANNGISAVIDPLGRVLRMLPLGARDSLDADLPTALAPTPFARAGHVPLAVVFFGLFLILARPARRRSLG, encoded by the coding sequence GTGACGGTTGTCGATCTCGCGCGCTCGATCATCCTGTCATGGGGCTGGAAGCGGACGGGCCTGGCCTTCGGCGCGGGTGCCATCGGTGCGCTCGCCATGCCGCCCTTCGGGTTTTTTCCCGCCCTTGCCATCAGTTTCCCGGTGCTGGTCTGGCTGCTGGACGGGGCCTCGGCTGCCGGCGGCGGCTGGCGCACGATCTGGGCCGCGGCCAAGACCGGGTGGTGGTTCGCCTTCGGCTATCACCTGGCCGGCCTCTGGTGGATCGGCGCCGCATTTCTGGTGGAGGCCGACCGTTTCGCCTGGGCACTGCCCATCGCCGTCGTGGCGCTGCCGGCAGGGCTCGCGCTGTTCACGGCACTTGGCACTGCGGTCGCGCGCCTCCTGTGGCGGCCGGGGGCAGGGCGTATCCTTGCGCTGGCGCTCGGCCTGGGCCTTGCGGAATATGGCCGCGGAACCGTCCTGACCGGCTTTCCCTGGAACCTCTATGGCTATGCGCTGACCCAATATCTCTGGCTGGCCCAGGCGGCATCCCTGGTCGGCGTCTACGGACTGACCCTCGTTGCCATTCTGGTCTTTGCGAGCCCCAGTGTGCTCGGCGACGATCCCGATGACGCCGCAGGGCGGGCTTTTGTACCGGCTGGCGCCATCCTGGTGTTGATGTGCCTTGGTCTCTACGGCGGTTGGCGGGTCTCGACGACCCCGGTGGGAATGGTCGAGGGCGTACGCCTGCGCATCGTCCAGCCGGACATTCCGCAGGATGCCCGCTTCCGGCCCGAAGAGCGCGATACCATCCTGGCGCGCTACCTCGAACTCTCCGACAAGGCCTCGTCACCCGAGCGGATGGGGGTGCGCGACGTCACCCATCTGATCTGGCCGGAATCGGCATTTCCCTTTTTCCTCATCCGGGATCGTGCGGCACTCGCCCAGATTGCGAATCTCCTGCCCCCGGGTACGACCCTGCTGACCGGCGCAGCGCGGCCTGAGGCGCCGGCTCCGGGCCGCAGCGATATCCGCGTTTATAACTCAGTCTATATGATTGATGACGCGGGCCAGATCACCGAGACCTATGACAAGGTGCACTTGGTCCCGTTTGGCGAATACCTGCCATTCCAGGATCGCTTGGAGTCGATGGGATTGGAAGCCGTGACCAGGGTGCGCGGAGGCTTCTCGGCGGGGGATCGGCGCCGGACGCTGACGGTGCCAGGCGCGCCACCGGTCGGTATCCTGATATGCTACGAGATCATTTTTCCGGGCGAAGCGACCTCGGGCGACCGCCGGCCCGGCTGGCTCCTCAATGTCACCAACGACGCCTGGTTCGGCTTCACGCCCGGCCCCTACCAGCATATGCATCAGGCACAGGTGCGGGCTGTCGAAGAGGGTTTGCCGATCGTCCGCGCTGCGAATAACGGAATTTCCGCGGTTATTGATCCGTTGGGACGGGTGCTTCGGATGCTGCCCTTGGGGGCCCGCGATTCCCTTGATGCCGACCTGCCCACCGCGCTTGCGCCGACCCCATTTGCGCGCGCTGGTCATGTTCCACTCGCTGTAGTCTTCTTTGGATTGTTTCTAATCTTGGCGCGCCCGGCCCGTCGCCGCTCGCTGGGTTGA